A single window of Streptomyces aquilus DNA harbors:
- the thiC gene encoding phosphomethylpyrimidine synthase ThiC — protein MTIKDARTPASSQDEQPIQGQKSTESGKSIGWHKGYVEGSRPDLRVPVRQVHLTNGQSVTLYDTSGPYTDPLVDTDVRRGLAPLRENWIIARGDTEEYAGRPVRPEDDGIKHTSPRGGNLRNLDAVFPGRPRLPRRSRDGGAVTQLAYARRGEITPEMEYVAIRENVAPEVVRDEIAAGRAVLPANVNHPEIEPMIIGKRFLVKVNANIGNSAVTSSIEEEVEKMTWATRWGADTVMDLSTGRNIHTTREWVLRNSPVPIGTVPLYQALEKVDGKAEELTWEIYKDTVIEQAEQGVDYMTVHAGVRLPYVPLTANRKTGIVSRGGSIMAAWCLAHHKESFLYENFEELCEILAAYDVTYSLGDGLRPGSIADANDEAQFAELRTLGELNTIAKRFNVQTMIEGPGHVPMHKIKENIDLQQEICEEAPFYTLGPLTTDVAPAYDHITSGIGAAMIAWWGTAMLCYVTPKEHLGLPNRDDVKTGVITYKIAAHAADLAKGHPGAQEWDDALSDARFEFRWEDQFNLALDPDTAREFHDETLPAEPAKTAHFCSMCGPKFCSMKISQDIRRQHGSSQGEIEEGMAQKSKEFAAAGNRVYLPIAD, from the coding sequence ATGACCATCAAGGACGCACGCACGCCTGCCTCCAGCCAGGACGAACAGCCCATCCAGGGCCAAAAGTCCACGGAGAGCGGGAAGTCCATCGGCTGGCACAAGGGGTACGTCGAGGGCTCGCGCCCCGACCTTCGAGTGCCGGTCCGTCAGGTGCACCTCACCAACGGGCAGTCGGTCACGCTGTACGACACATCGGGCCCGTACACCGATCCCCTGGTCGATACCGATGTCCGCCGGGGCTTGGCCCCGCTGCGGGAGAACTGGATCATCGCCCGCGGCGACACCGAGGAGTACGCGGGTCGTCCCGTCCGTCCCGAGGACGACGGCATCAAGCACACCTCGCCGCGGGGCGGCAACCTGCGCAACCTCGACGCGGTCTTCCCGGGGCGGCCCCGACTGCCGCGCCGGAGCCGTGACGGCGGAGCGGTGACGCAGCTGGCGTATGCGCGCCGCGGCGAGATCACGCCCGAGATGGAGTACGTGGCCATCCGGGAGAACGTGGCGCCCGAAGTCGTCCGGGACGAGATCGCGGCGGGGCGCGCGGTGCTCCCGGCCAACGTCAACCACCCGGAGATCGAGCCGATGATCATCGGCAAGCGGTTCCTGGTGAAGGTCAACGCGAACATCGGCAACTCCGCGGTCACCTCCTCCATCGAGGAGGAGGTCGAGAAGATGACCTGGGCGACCCGTTGGGGCGCCGACACGGTCATGGACCTGTCCACCGGCCGCAACATCCACACCACCCGCGAGTGGGTGCTGCGCAACTCCCCCGTCCCCATCGGCACGGTGCCGCTCTACCAGGCGCTGGAGAAGGTCGACGGCAAGGCCGAGGAATTGACCTGGGAGATCTACAAGGACACGGTCATCGAGCAGGCCGAGCAGGGCGTGGACTACATGACGGTCCACGCGGGCGTCCGCCTGCCGTATGTCCCGCTGACCGCGAACCGCAAGACGGGCATCGTCTCGCGCGGCGGCTCGATCATGGCGGCGTGGTGCCTGGCGCACCACAAGGAGAGCTTCCTCTACGAGAACTTCGAGGAACTCTGCGAGATCCTCGCCGCCTACGACGTCACGTACTCGCTCGGCGACGGCCTCCGGCCCGGTTCGATCGCGGACGCCAACGACGAGGCGCAGTTCGCGGAGTTGAGGACGCTCGGGGAACTCAACACGATCGCCAAGCGTTTCAACGTTCAGACCATGATCGAGGGCCCGGGCCATGTCCCGATGCACAAGATCAAGGAGAACATCGACCTTCAGCAGGAGATCTGCGAGGAGGCTCCGTTCTACACGCTCGGCCCGCTGACCACGGACGTCGCCCCGGCGTACGACCACATCACGTCGGGCATAGGCGCCGCGATGATCGCGTGGTGGGGCACGGCGATGCTCTGCTACGTCACGCCCAAGGAGCACTTGGGCCTGCCCAACCGTGACGACGTGAAGACCGGCGTCATCACCTACAAGATCGCGGCCCATGCGGCGGACCTCGCCAAGGGACACCCTGGCGCACAGGAGTGGGACGACGCCCTGTCGGACGCCCGCTTCGAGTTCCGCTGGGAGGACCAGTTCAACCTGGCCCTCGACCCCGACACGGCCCGAGAGTTCCACGACGAGACCCTCCCGGCGGAGCCGGCCAAGACGGCCCACTTCTGCTCGATGTGCGGTCCGAAGTTCTGCTCGATGAAGATCTCCCAGGACATCCGCCGCCAACACGGCAGCAGCCAGGGTGAGATCGAGGAAGGGATGGCGCAGAAGTCGAAGGAGTTCGCGGCGGCGGGGAACCGGGTGTATCTGCCGATCGCGGACTGA
- a CDS encoding YibE/F family protein — protein sequence MTTTPQPPYPPEPPRGPGRRGGAQPGPDDWNGPGSDERHGPEAGGWNGPGAGNWNGSGPSEGFERGPRPGGGSEHGPRPGGRVERGSASGGGHHHGHDPGHNSAGAPSHSHEHAHDTGGGHGAFPREGSGGDTGDAGGTGGGGGHGHSHGHSHSHGPAAPVSKHLRKVIAAILIPFGAAVLVGLVVLWPGGAPAHERTGVGFDRQTQQATVTKVDEVSCKSVNASGETPTGDTSTAEGSSAQQQAGGTCKKATIRVDTGKDKGRTFTEIVQPDQSRQLHEGQKVVVAYEPSAPKDLQYSVTDVNRRLPMALLAGIFALAVVVVGRLRGVMALVALAISFMILNFFILPAILQGSNPLVVAVIGSSAIMLIALYLCHGLSARTSVAVLGTLISLLLIGILGSLFIDWAALTGNTDDNTGLIHGLYPSIDMSGLLLAGVIIGSLGVLDDVTVTQTSAVWELHEANPSMGWRGLYRAGIRIGRDHIASVVNTLVLAYAGAALPLLLLFSIAQSSVGTVANSELVAEEIVRTLVGSIGLVASVPVTTALAALVVSADRPGSGTVPTGGEPTPAGTQAHAQAGSYGSQGAQAPQPAAARGGRGRRRKH from the coding sequence GTGACCACGACACCGCAGCCCCCGTATCCGCCCGAGCCACCCCGTGGCCCCGGCCGCAGAGGCGGCGCTCAGCCCGGGCCGGACGACTGGAACGGGCCCGGGTCGGATGAACGGCACGGGCCTGAGGCAGGCGGCTGGAACGGGCCTGGGGCGGGCAACTGGAACGGATCCGGCCCCAGCGAAGGGTTCGAGCGTGGTCCCCGACCCGGCGGAGGGTCCGAGCACGGTCCCCGACCCGGCGGCCGGGTCGAACGCGGGTCGGCAAGCGGCGGCGGTCACCACCACGGTCACGACCCCGGCCACAACTCTGCCGGCGCCCCCAGCCACAGCCACGAGCACGCGCACGACACCGGTGGCGGGCACGGCGCCTTCCCGAGGGAAGGCAGCGGCGGCGACACAGGAGATGCGGGTGGCACCGGAGGTGGCGGTGGCCACGGCCACTCACACGGCCACAGTCACAGCCACGGCCCCGCGGCCCCCGTCTCCAAGCACCTGCGCAAGGTCATCGCGGCGATCCTCATCCCGTTCGGCGCCGCCGTTCTGGTGGGCCTCGTCGTGCTGTGGCCCGGCGGCGCCCCCGCGCACGAGCGCACCGGCGTCGGCTTCGACCGGCAGACCCAGCAGGCCACCGTCACCAAGGTCGACGAGGTGAGCTGCAAGTCCGTCAACGCCTCGGGCGAGACACCGACCGGCGACACCTCCACCGCCGAGGGCTCCTCCGCCCAGCAACAGGCCGGTGGCACCTGCAAAAAGGCCACCATCCGCGTCGACACCGGCAAGGACAAGGGCCGTACGTTCACCGAGATCGTGCAGCCGGACCAGTCGCGGCAGCTGCACGAGGGCCAGAAGGTCGTGGTCGCCTACGAGCCCTCCGCCCCGAAGGACCTGCAGTACTCGGTCACCGACGTGAACCGCCGGCTTCCCATGGCCTTGCTCGCCGGCATCTTCGCGCTGGCCGTCGTGGTCGTGGGGCGGTTGCGCGGGGTCATGGCACTGGTCGCGCTGGCGATCAGCTTCATGATCCTGAACTTCTTCATCCTGCCCGCGATCCTCCAGGGCTCGAACCCGCTGGTCGTGGCCGTGATCGGGTCGAGCGCCATCATGCTGATCGCGCTGTATCTGTGTCACGGGCTGTCGGCGAGAACCTCCGTCGCGGTGCTCGGCACGCTGATCTCGCTGCTGCTGATCGGCATCCTCGGCTCGCTGTTCATCGACTGGGCGGCGCTCACCGGCAACACCGACGACAACACCGGTCTGATCCACGGCCTGTATCCGTCGATCGACATGAGCGGTCTGCTGCTCGCCGGCGTCATCATCGGCTCGCTCGGTGTCCTCGACGACGTGACGGTGACACAGACCTCGGCGGTCTGGGAGCTGCACGAGGCCAACCCCTCGATGGGCTGGCGCGGGCTGTACCGGGCGGGCATCCGCATCGGGCGCGACCACATCGCCTCGGTCGTCAACACGCTCGTCCTCGCCTATGCGGGCGCGGCGTTGCCCCTGCTGCTGCTCTTCTCGATCGCGCAGAGCAGCGTGGGGACGGTCGCCAACAGCGAGTTGGTCGCGGAGGAGATCGTGCGGACGCTGGTCGGCTCGATCGGCCTGGTGGCATCCGTCCCGGTCACGACGGCCCTCGCCGCGCTGGTGGTGTCGGCCGACAGGCCTGGCTCCGGCACGGTTCCGACGGGCGGCGAGCCGACTCCGGCGGGCACGCAAGCACATGCACAGGCCGGGTCGTACGGCTCACAGGGCGCCCAGGCTCCGCAGCCTGCCGCCGCACGGGGTGGCCGCGGGCGTCGCCGCAAGCACTGA
- a CDS encoding SsgA family sporulation/cell division regulator encodes MDESVQAEVMMSFLVSEELSFRIPVELRYETCDPYAVRLTFHLPGDAPVTWAFGRELLIDGVGRPSGDGDVRIAPAEHETLGEVLIRLQVGADQALFRSSTAPLIAFLDRTDKLVPLGQEGALADFDAHLDEALDRILAEEQSAG; translated from the coding sequence ATGGACGAGTCCGTACAGGCAGAGGTCATGATGAGCTTTCTCGTGTCCGAGGAGCTCTCGTTCCGTATCCCGGTGGAGCTGCGCTACGAGACCTGTGATCCCTACGCGGTGCGACTGACCTTCCACCTGCCCGGGGACGCCCCCGTGACCTGGGCCTTCGGGCGTGAGTTGCTGATCGACGGCGTGGGGCGGCCGAGCGGCGACGGGGATGTGCGCATCGCGCCGGCGGAGCACGAAACGCTCGGTGAGGTGCTGATCCGGCTTCAGGTCGGCGCCGACCAGGCGCTGTTCCGCTCGTCGACGGCGCCGCTCATCGCCTTCCTCGACCGCACCGACAAGCTGGTGCCGCTGGGACAGGAAGGGGCGCTCGCGGACTTCGACGCCCATCTCGACGAGGCGCTGGACCGCATTCTGGCGGAGGAGCAGAGCGCGGGCTGA
- a CDS encoding IclR family transcriptional regulator, with translation MATVDTAPAELHVPVQTAPPPRPATPVGRRPATPAERSERSDHADQQEQTPSTTLIGSVQRAMRLLESVAGHEHGAPAKQLARETGLALPTAYHLLRTLVHEGYLRRDKGLFFLGEAAERLSSSGAKQKRRSTVVEALAHWRDVIGVPVYYAMYREGEIEVMCVSDTPGNPAVEEWADFRETAHAHAIGQCLLSQLDESVRRDHLERYPVQAITPYTVHDNHTLLRRLDRVGRMEPVFEHQEYALGTVCAAIPITIGPTAATLAISLPSHQADRLMDATRQLQSEIGQLLGSLAISISI, from the coding sequence TTGGCCACGGTTGACACCGCACCGGCAGAACTCCACGTACCAGTACAGACGGCGCCTCCGCCACGACCGGCAACCCCCGTAGGGCGGCGCCCGGCGACGCCAGCCGAGCGGTCGGAGCGGTCGGACCATGCCGACCAGCAGGAGCAGACCCCCTCCACGACCCTCATCGGCTCCGTCCAGCGCGCGATGCGTCTGCTGGAGTCCGTCGCCGGACATGAACACGGCGCCCCCGCCAAGCAACTGGCCCGCGAGACCGGCCTGGCCCTGCCGACCGCCTATCACCTGCTGCGCACCCTCGTGCACGAGGGCTATCTGCGCCGGGACAAGGGTCTGTTCTTCCTCGGCGAGGCGGCCGAGAGGCTGAGCAGCAGCGGAGCCAAGCAGAAACGTCGCAGCACGGTCGTCGAGGCGCTGGCCCACTGGCGGGACGTGATCGGCGTACCCGTGTACTACGCGATGTACCGCGAGGGCGAGATCGAGGTCATGTGCGTCTCCGACACCCCGGGCAACCCCGCGGTGGAGGAGTGGGCCGACTTCCGCGAGACCGCGCACGCGCACGCCATCGGTCAGTGTCTGCTGTCCCAACTCGACGAGAGCGTCCGCCGCGACCACCTCGAGCGCTACCCGGTGCAGGCGATCACCCCGTACACCGTGCACGACAACCACACCCTGCTCCGGCGCCTGGACCGGGTGGGGCGGATGGAGCCGGTCTTCGAACACCAGGAGTACGCGCTCGGCACGGTGTGCGCGGCGATCCCGATCACGATCGGACCGACCGCCGCGACCCTGGCCATTTCTCTCCCATCCCATCAGGCGGATCGTCTGATGGATGCCACACGTCAGCTACAGAGCGAGATCGGACAGCTTCTGGGGTCGCTCGCGATCTCTATCAGTATCTGA
- a CDS encoding DUF5326 family protein: MREIFAGLPWWVKWIAVPVIALVVFGGLIASVLHFVVWLLFKALVFVALVGGLIYVVRKFTTSSSSRSDW, translated from the coding sequence ATGCGTGAGATCTTCGCGGGACTGCCGTGGTGGGTGAAGTGGATCGCGGTGCCCGTCATCGCCCTGGTCGTGTTCGGCGGGCTGATAGCCAGCGTCCTGCACTTCGTCGTCTGGCTGCTGTTCAAGGCACTCGTCTTCGTGGCGCTGGTCGGCGGGCTCATCTACGTCGTACGGAAGTTCACGACGAGCTCCTCGTCGCGCAGCGATTGGTGA
- a CDS encoding cupin domain-containing protein: protein MKAFRLDELEAERASNEGAYLQFLRERNMSVGLYALDAGEHDPQKPHNQDEVYFVVSGRAAITVGLETTQVARGSVVYVPAGVAHKFHHISEDLRVLVVFSPPES from the coding sequence ATGAAGGCATTCCGGCTGGACGAACTGGAGGCGGAGCGCGCCTCCAACGAGGGCGCCTACCTGCAGTTTCTGCGGGAACGGAACATGTCCGTCGGCCTGTACGCGCTCGACGCCGGTGAGCATGATCCACAGAAGCCGCACAACCAGGACGAGGTCTACTTCGTTGTGAGCGGACGTGCCGCGATCACGGTGGGTCTGGAGACGACCCAGGTGGCCCGGGGCAGCGTCGTGTACGTGCCGGCCGGTGTCGCCCACAAGTTCCACCACATCAGCGAGGATCTGCGGGTTCTGGTGGTCTTCTCTCCCCCGGAGAGCTGA
- a CDS encoding phage holin family protein gives MKNFVVKTIANAGALAVAVWLLDKITLTGDSTGKKIGTLILVALLFGVVNFLVKPIVKLLSLPLLILTLGLFTLVVNALMLLLTSWLADKLDLSFHVDGFWTAVVGGLIISIVSWALNVILPDGD, from the coding sequence ATGAAGAATTTCGTAGTCAAGACGATCGCCAACGCGGGCGCCCTGGCGGTCGCCGTATGGCTGCTCGACAAGATCACTCTGACCGGTGACAGCACGGGCAAGAAGATCGGCACCCTGATCCTGGTCGCGCTGCTCTTCGGCGTGGTGAACTTCCTGGTCAAGCCGATCGTGAAGCTGCTCAGCCTCCCGCTGCTCATCCTCACGCTCGGTCTGTTCACCCTGGTCGTCAACGCGCTGATGCTGCTGCTGACGTCGTGGCTGGCCGACAAGCTAGACCTGAGCTTCCACGTCGACGGCTTCTGGACCGCCGTCGTCGGTGGCCTGATCATCTCGATCGTGTCCTGGGCGCTCAACGTCATCCTCCCCGACGGGGACTGA
- a CDS encoding low molecular weight protein-tyrosine-phosphatase: protein MTYRVCFVCTGNICRSPMAESVFRARVSEAGLDDRVEVDSAGTGGWHEGDGADPRTVSVLEEHGYDSAHTARQFQPSWFARLDLVIALDHGHLRALRRLAPTPEDAAKVRLLRSYDASAADDLDVPDPYYGGMDGFEECLEMVEAASVGLLDAVCEDVGGQAA from the coding sequence ATGACCTACCGCGTCTGCTTCGTCTGCACCGGCAACATCTGCCGCTCGCCGATGGCCGAGTCCGTCTTCCGCGCCCGCGTTTCGGAGGCCGGGCTCGACGACCGGGTCGAGGTCGACAGCGCCGGCACGGGCGGCTGGCACGAGGGCGACGGCGCCGACCCGCGCACCGTCTCCGTCCTGGAGGAGCACGGGTACGACAGCGCCCACACGGCCCGTCAGTTCCAGCCGTCGTGGTTCGCCCGCCTCGACCTCGTCATCGCCCTCGACCACGGCCATCTCAGGGCCCTGCGGCGCCTCGCGCCGACGCCGGAGGACGCGGCGAAGGTGCGTCTGCTGCGCTCGTACGACGCGTCGGCGGCCGACGACCTCGACGTCCCGGACCCGTACTACGGGGGCATGGACGGTTTCGAGGAGTGCCTTGAGATGGTGGAGGCGGCGAGCGTGGGACTGCTCGACGCCGTATGTGAGGACGTGGGAGGACAGGCGGCATGA
- a CDS encoding cystathionine gamma-lyase, with protein sequence MRETTGATGEGTRAVRAGLPEPVKNEPTLPGPVFAAHFHLPGDVEGPYTYGRDENPTWTLLERAVGELEAPGQDDVQTLVFASGMAAISSVLFSQLRAGDTVVMPDDGYQALPLVHEQLRAYGIQVRTAPTGGDAQLAVLEGARLLWIETPSNPGLDVCDIRRLADAAHARGALVAVDNTLATPLGQRPLELGADFSVASGTKQLTGHGDVLLGYVSGRDAEAMAAVRRWRKLVGAIPGPMEAWLAHRSIATLQLRVERQSANALAVAEALRDWPEELGVRYPGLPGDPSHKTASQQMRRFGCVVSFTLPTRARAERFLDALRLVDDATSFGGVRSTAERRGRWGGDAVPDGFVRFSAGAEDTEDLVADVRRALRESAG encoded by the coding sequence ATGAGGGAGACGACCGGGGCCACCGGGGAGGGCACGCGTGCGGTGCGGGCCGGACTGCCCGAGCCCGTCAAGAACGAGCCCACCCTTCCCGGCCCGGTCTTCGCCGCCCACTTCCATCTGCCGGGCGACGTCGAGGGGCCGTACACCTACGGCCGCGACGAGAACCCGACCTGGACCCTGCTGGAACGGGCCGTCGGCGAGTTGGAGGCGCCCGGGCAGGACGACGTCCAGACGCTCGTGTTCGCCTCCGGCATGGCCGCCATCTCGTCGGTGCTCTTCTCGCAGCTGCGCGCCGGGGACACGGTCGTCATGCCGGACGACGGCTACCAGGCGCTCCCCCTGGTCCATGAGCAGCTGCGGGCGTACGGCATCCAGGTGCGGACCGCGCCGACGGGCGGGGACGCGCAGCTGGCCGTGCTGGAGGGCGCGCGGCTGCTGTGGATCGAGACACCGTCGAATCCCGGGCTCGACGTGTGCGACATCCGGCGGCTCGCGGACGCGGCACACGCGCGTGGTGCCCTCGTCGCGGTCGACAACACGCTCGCCACGCCGCTCGGACAGCGCCCGCTGGAGCTCGGGGCCGACTTCTCCGTGGCGAGCGGCACCAAGCAGCTCACGGGGCACGGAGACGTCCTCCTGGGATACGTCAGCGGCCGCGACGCCGAGGCGATGGCGGCCGTACGACGCTGGCGCAAGCTCGTAGGGGCGATCCCCGGCCCCATGGAGGCCTGGCTCGCGCACCGGTCCATCGCCACGCTCCAGCTGCGCGTCGAGCGGCAGAGCGCCAACGCGCTGGCCGTCGCCGAGGCGCTGCGCGACTGGCCCGAGGAGCTCGGGGTGCGCTACCCGGGGCTGCCCGGTGACCCGTCGCACAAGACCGCCTCGCAGCAGATGCGCCGCTTCGGGTGCGTGGTCTCCTTCACGCTGCCCACGCGCGCGCGTGCCGAGCGTTTCCTCGACGCGCTGCGGCTCGTGGACGACGCGACCAGCTTCGGCGGGGTGCGCTCGACGGCCGAGCGGCGGGGGCGCTGGGGCGGCGACGCGGTGCCGGACGGCTTCGTCCGCTTCTCGGCCGGTGCCGAGGACACCGAGGACCTGGTCGCGGATGTGCGGCGGGCGCTGCGGGAGTCGGCCGGCTGA
- a CDS encoding LysR family transcriptional regulator yields MDLALLRTFVTVHRAGSFTRAAALLGLSQPAVTSQIRTLERQLGRPLFLRQARGVTPTTIGDELAHKAAPHLDALVEIAETGLDDESSLRTLHLAGPPEFTAERALPALTELTGEDGQGFALRASFGNAEETLEGLAAGHHDLAISTARPRGALLTATPLCDEVHVLVASPHRAEQIIGSGLLRRKGAHALEDVPVVEVHESLPFVSRYWASVFDSRPATPGTVIVPDLRAVLACAAAGAGLAVLPRYLCAEALERGDVVALHHPAVPPLRTYFLVVRTGTLAMPHVARAHDWLLRAADDWG; encoded by the coding sequence ATGGATCTGGCCTTGTTGCGGACCTTCGTGACCGTGCACCGGGCCGGCTCCTTCACCCGCGCCGCCGCGCTGCTCGGTCTGTCGCAGCCGGCCGTGACCTCGCAGATCCGCACCCTGGAACGGCAGTTGGGCCGGCCCCTGTTCCTGCGACAGGCCCGCGGCGTGACCCCGACGACCATCGGCGACGAGCTCGCCCACAAGGCCGCGCCTCACCTGGACGCCCTCGTGGAGATCGCCGAGACCGGACTCGACGACGAGTCCTCCTTACGGACCCTGCACCTCGCCGGGCCACCCGAGTTCACCGCGGAACGCGCCCTGCCCGCGCTCACCGAGCTGACCGGCGAGGACGGCCAGGGCTTCGCACTGCGCGCTTCCTTCGGAAACGCCGAGGAGACGCTGGAAGGGCTGGCCGCCGGTCATCACGATCTGGCCATCAGCACGGCCCGTCCACGCGGCGCCCTGCTCACCGCGACTCCGCTCTGCGACGAAGTGCACGTCCTGGTCGCCTCCCCGCACCGGGCGGAGCAGATCATCGGCTCGGGCCTGCTGCGCCGCAAGGGAGCGCACGCCCTGGAGGACGTTCCGGTGGTCGAGGTGCACGAGTCGCTGCCGTTCGTCTCCCGCTACTGGGCTTCCGTCTTCGACTCCCGTCCGGCCACCCCGGGCACGGTCATCGTCCCCGATCTGCGTGCGGTACTGGCCTGCGCGGCAGCGGGGGCCGGGCTGGCGGTGCTGCCCAGATATCTCTGCGCCGAGGCCCTGGAGCGGGGTGACGTGGTGGCGCTGCACCATCCCGCGGTACCACCGCTGCGCACGTACTTCTTGGTGGTCCGCACCGGCACCCTGGCCATGCCGCATGTCGCACGCGCCCACGACTGGCTGCTGAGGGCGGCAGACGACTGGGGCTGA
- a CDS encoding NUDIX domain-containing protein → MTVRPVVKRTARAVLLDGDDLILIKRTKPGMDPYWLTPGGGVEPSDTTVVDALHREVYEELGAKITDVVPCFVDTVEHIGEDGGATGVKVQHFFVCRLESMDTSLRHGPEVDEPIGEYEIVRVPFTRVGIASVHLVPLSLRHYLDGNIEGVRAMHAPDLG, encoded by the coding sequence ATGACCGTCCGACCCGTGGTCAAGCGCACCGCACGCGCCGTTCTCCTGGACGGCGACGATCTGATCCTGATCAAGCGCACCAAGCCCGGCATGGATCCCTACTGGCTCACCCCCGGCGGGGGCGTGGAGCCAAGCGACACGACCGTCGTCGACGCCCTGCACCGCGAGGTGTACGAGGAACTCGGCGCCAAGATCACCGATGTGGTGCCCTGCTTCGTCGACACCGTCGAGCACATCGGCGAGGACGGCGGCGCGACCGGGGTGAAGGTCCAGCACTTCTTCGTCTGCCGACTGGAGTCCATGGACACCTCGCTGCGGCACGGCCCCGAGGTGGACGAGCCCATCGGGGAGTACGAGATCGTGCGAGTGCCGTTCACCCGGGTCGGGATCGCCTCCGTCCACCTGGTGCCGCTGTCGCTGCGGCACTACCTGGACGGCAACATCGAGGGCGTACGTGCCATGCACGCGCCGGACTTGGGATGA
- a CDS encoding globin domain-containing protein yields the protein MDAPTTTSADNGTSGGGGGWFTPHQQPATPPGGESASPEPAPMAPETTPPAEQHVLSQRTAPARAQEASPDAVLIRRTMAEVGPVADKVTSYFYALLFVRHPELRSLFPAAMDTQRDRLLKALLTAAEHIDNTPVLVDYLQNLGRGHRKYGTRPEHYPAVGECLIGALKKYAEHIWGPAFEAAWVRAYTTISQVMIDAAAVDELRAPAWWYAEVVAHDLRTRDVAVVTVRPDQPYPFLAGQYTSLETPWWPRIWRHYSFASAPRSDGLLSFHVKAVPAGWVSGALVHRARPGDVLRLGPPSGSMTVDHTTDRGLLCLGGGTGIAPIKALVEDVAEHGERRPVEVFYGARTDIDLYDIDTMLRLQQSHPWLSVRAVIDEQARLQLPDAIRRYGPWNEYDAYVSGPPGMIRKGVDALRDSGIPSERIRHDSLEELVVIGD from the coding sequence ATGGACGCTCCGACCACCACATCGGCCGACAACGGCACTTCCGGCGGCGGGGGCGGCTGGTTCACGCCGCACCAGCAGCCGGCGACGCCACCGGGCGGCGAGTCGGCGTCTCCCGAACCGGCTCCCATGGCACCGGAAACAACCCCGCCCGCCGAACAGCACGTGCTTTCTCAGCGGACCGCCCCCGCGAGGGCCCAGGAGGCCTCCCCGGACGCGGTTCTCATCCGCAGGACCATGGCGGAGGTCGGCCCGGTCGCCGACAAGGTCACCTCGTACTTCTACGCCCTCCTCTTCGTACGCCACCCCGAGCTGCGCTCGCTCTTCCCCGCGGCGATGGACACCCAGCGGGACCGGCTGCTCAAGGCGCTGCTCACCGCGGCGGAGCACATCGACAACACCCCCGTCCTCGTCGACTACCTCCAGAACCTGGGCCGCGGCCACCGCAAGTACGGCACGCGCCCCGAGCACTACCCGGCCGTCGGCGAGTGCCTCATCGGCGCCCTGAAGAAGTACGCCGAGCACATCTGGGGTCCGGCGTTCGAGGCGGCCTGGGTACGGGCGTACACGACGATCTCCCAGGTGATGATCGACGCGGCGGCCGTGGACGAACTGCGCGCGCCCGCCTGGTGGTACGCGGAGGTCGTGGCGCACGATCTGAGGACGCGGGACGTCGCCGTCGTCACCGTCCGCCCGGACCAGCCCTACCCCTTCCTCGCCGGGCAGTACACGAGCCTGGAGACGCCTTGGTGGCCGCGGATCTGGCGGCACTACTCCTTCGCCTCGGCGCCCCGCTCCGACGGCCTGCTGTCGTTCCATGTGAAGGCCGTGCCGGCGGGCTGGGTCTCCGGCGCCCTGGTGCACCGCGCCCGGCCCGGTGACGTCCTCCGCCTCGGCCCGCCGTCCGGTTCGATGACCGTGGACCACACGACCGACAGGGGTCTTCTCTGTCTGGGCGGCGGCACCGGCATAGCGCCCATCAAGGCGCTGGTCGAGGACGTGGCCGAACACGGCGAGCGGCGACCGGTCGAGGTGTTCTACGGCGCCCGCACCGACATCGACCTGTACGACATCGACACGATGCTCCGCCTTCAGCAGTCCCACCCATGGCTCTCCGTGCGCGCCGTCATCGACGAGCAGGCGCGCCTCCAACTTCCCGACGCGATCCGCCGTTACGGCCCCTGGAACGAGTACGACGCCTATGTCTCGGGCCCGCCCGGAATGATCCGCAAGGGTGTGGATGCGCTGAGGGACAGCGGCATCCCCTCGGAGCGCATCCGCCACGACTCGCTGGAGGAGCTCGTCGTCATCGGCGACTGA